One Gadus morhua chromosome 1, gadMor3.0, whole genome shotgun sequence DNA segment encodes these proteins:
- the LOC115546311 gene encoding uncharacterized protein LOC115546311 isoform X3, with protein MSGKNIAVRVSDSFWSNTCAISSRSRQKGLQYAVEGYIKNIKINKEGDTTTVEAKAYRSMAKSEKPHDLYLTCNEHSLLDQLCSCTAGSPGFCSHIVGLMYTLDLCRARHNDISSTSQPQQWHKARGKNITGQPVSSVVVAKAKVNRKRKPIMSSYIHNNCHLFAKLESLLLILE; from the exons ATGTCGGGGAAAAATATAGCGGTGCGTGTCAGTGACTCTTTTTGGAGCAATACTTGTGCGATATCCTCCAGATCGAGGCAAAAGGGGTTACAGTATGCGGTGGAGGGatacattaaaaacattaaaataaacaaagaagggGACACTACGACTGTCGAGGCGAAAGCGTACCGGTCAATGGCAAAATCGGAGAAACCCCATGATCTCTACCTCACATGCAACGAGCACAGCCTTTTGGACCAGTTATGCTCTTGCACTGCCGG TTCACCAGGTTTTTGCTCTCACATTGTGGGCCTTATGTACACCCTGGACCTGTGCCGTGCCAGACATAATGACATCTCCTCCACAAGCCAGCCTCAGCAGTGGCACAAAGCCAGGGGTAAAAATATAACTGGACAACCTGTGAGCAGTGTGGTGGTAGCCAAGGCCAAAGTCAACCGCAAGCGGAAACCCATCATGTCCAGCTATATCCACAATAA